The Sulfitobacter sp. SK011 genome has a window encoding:
- the argB gene encoding acetylglutamate kinase produces the protein MRTQDMNRDWIGTARTLSQALPYLQRYADATVVIKLGGHAMGSDDAMDEFARDVALMRQVGVNPVIVHGGGPMINDMLRRLDIKSEFVNGKRVTDAATMEVVEMVLSGVVNSKIVQAITEQGGRAVGVSGKDGGLIICDQENPELGLVGRPTKVNPRLLRDFADKGIIPVIAPLGMGENGETFNINGDTAAGAIAAALKADRLLLLTDVAGVKNASGDVLTELSAGQIRDMVADGTIAGGMIPKTQTALDALDGGVRAAVILDGRAPNACLLELFTEHGAGSIIRNG, from the coding sequence ATGAGAACACAAGACATGAATCGTGATTGGATTGGCACGGCCCGTACCTTATCGCAAGCGCTGCCCTATCTGCAGCGCTATGCAGATGCGACTGTGGTCATAAAACTTGGTGGTCACGCCATGGGCAGTGACGACGCGATGGACGAATTTGCCCGCGACGTTGCATTGATGCGGCAAGTCGGCGTGAACCCGGTGATCGTGCATGGCGGTGGCCCGATGATCAACGACATGCTCAGACGGCTTGACATCAAATCTGAGTTTGTGAATGGCAAGCGTGTTACCGATGCCGCGACCATGGAAGTGGTCGAAATGGTGTTAAGCGGCGTCGTGAACTCCAAAATCGTGCAGGCCATCACCGAACAGGGGGGGCGCGCTGTTGGCGTTTCGGGCAAGGATGGCGGATTGATCATCTGCGATCAGGAAAATCCCGAACTGGGGCTGGTCGGCAGACCCACCAAAGTGAACCCGCGCCTGTTGCGCGACTTTGCCGACAAGGGGATCATTCCAGTGATTGCACCGCTGGGCATGGGCGAAAACGGCGAGACATTTAACATCAATGGCGACACGGCTGCGGGTGCGATTGCTGCTGCACTCAAGGCGGATCGCCTGTTGCTGTTAACGGACGTTGCCGGGGTCAAGAATGCGTCAGGTGACGTGCTGACTGAACTCAGCGCTGGTCAGATTCGCGACATGGTGGCCGATGGGACCATTGCGGGCGGTATGATCCCGAAAACCCAGACAGCGCTTGATGCGTTGGACGGTGGTGTGCGTGCTGCAGTTATCCTGGACGGTCGTGCGCCCAATGCCTGCTTGCTGGAACTCTTCACCGAACACGGTGCAGGCAGCATCATCCGTAACGGATGA
- a CDS encoding ferredoxin produces the protein MNWDALKTKACAHHLSVLGGFHPSADDIVPQGCQTLILLGPNEPAFWPAFIASGEYTDGAANPLDRWSTRVVGALAQELNATALYPFGGAPYHPFYTWALRTGRIHASPINFLVHDRAGLFVSFRGALCLKDKIPLPAAPPNPCLTCPDQPCRTACPVGALTPEGYDVVGCKDYLDTAAGADCLTSGCAVRRACPVSQRFGRIPAQSAFHMRAFKGD, from the coding sequence ATGAACTGGGACGCCCTGAAAACCAAAGCGTGCGCGCATCATCTGAGCGTATTGGGCGGGTTTCATCCAAGCGCTGACGATATTGTACCTCAGGGATGCCAGACGCTTATCCTGCTTGGCCCGAACGAGCCCGCATTTTGGCCCGCGTTTATCGCGTCAGGCGAATATACCGACGGTGCCGCAAACCCCCTTGATCGCTGGTCAACGCGGGTCGTCGGTGCCTTGGCGCAAGAACTGAATGCAACGGCGCTCTATCCTTTTGGTGGCGCGCCGTATCATCCGTTTTATACATGGGCGCTGCGCACAGGGCGCATTCACGCCTCGCCCATTAATTTTCTCGTACACGATAGGGCCGGATTGTTTGTGTCCTTCCGTGGGGCGCTGTGTCTCAAAGATAAAATACCGTTACCGGCAGCACCGCCAAACCCATGCCTCACCTGCCCTGACCAGCCCTGCAGAACCGCGTGCCCCGTGGGTGCCCTAACCCCCGAAGGCTATGATGTGGTAGGATGCAAGGACTATCTGGATACGGCAGCGGGTGCAGACTGTTTGACCAGCGGCTGCGCTGTGCGCCGCGCATGCCCGGTGTCCCAGAGATTTGGCCGCATCCCTGCCCAATCGGCCTTTCACATGCGCGCGTTTAAAGGAGATTGA
- a CDS encoding histidine phosphatase family protein, translated as MKRLILMRHAKSDWSAGAGSDHDRPLNARGVAAAQALGDWLRAQDLLPDQVLSSSSKRTGQTFIGLGLADDTPTTFTRDLYLATHNDLLAALRQATGNVVLMLGHNPGISITAAQLVSTPPDHPKFNQYPTGATLVADFEIDHWRDADWGNAVARHFVVPRDL; from the coding sequence ATGAAACGCCTAATCCTGATGCGACACGCAAAATCAGATTGGTCCGCTGGGGCCGGGTCTGATCACGACAGGCCACTGAATGCGCGCGGCGTGGCAGCGGCCCAAGCGCTTGGGGATTGGCTTCGCGCGCAGGATCTGTTGCCAGATCAGGTCCTAAGCTCGTCGTCGAAGCGCACAGGTCAGACTTTCATCGGGCTTGGACTGGCCGATGATACGCCGACGACTTTCACACGTGATCTTTATCTTGCCACACACAACGACTTGTTGGCGGCCTTGCGTCAGGCGACGGGAAACGTGGTGCTGATGTTGGGGCATAATCCCGGTATCTCAATCACTGCGGCACAGCTGGTTTCGACACCACCGGACCACCCGAAATTTAATCAATACCCGACAGGTGCCACGCTGGTCGCTGATTTTGAGATTGATCACTGGCGTGATGCAGATTGGGGAAACGCAGTCGCGCGACACTTTGTCGTGCCGCGCGATCTGTAA
- a CDS encoding amino acid ABC transporter ATP-binding protein, giving the protein MAEAKQMQVSDEIAISINSMNKWYGTFHVLRDIDLTVHRGERIVICGPSGSGKSTLIRCINALEEHQKGTIEVDGTLLSSDLKNIDKIRSEVGMCFQHFNLFPHLTILENCTLAPIWVRKTPKKEAEETAMHFLKKVKIPEQADKYPGQLSGGQQQRVAIARSLCMRPRIMLFDEPTSALDPEMIKEVLDTMIELAEEGMTMLCVTHEMGFARQVANRVIFMDEGQIVEQNEPEEFFNNPKSPRTQLFLSQILGH; this is encoded by the coding sequence ATGGCCGAAGCAAAACAGATGCAAGTATCCGACGAAATCGCGATCAGCATTAACAGTATGAACAAATGGTACGGCACATTCCATGTGCTGCGCGACATTGATCTGACCGTCCATCGCGGCGAACGGATCGTGATTTGCGGGCCGTCCGGTTCTGGTAAATCCACGCTGATCCGCTGCATCAACGCGCTGGAAGAGCATCAAAAAGGAACGATTGAGGTGGACGGCACATTGTTGTCCTCGGACCTCAAGAACATCGACAAGATCCGGTCGGAAGTCGGCATGTGCTTTCAGCACTTCAACTTGTTCCCACATCTCACAATCCTTGAGAATTGTACGCTGGCTCCGATCTGGGTGCGGAAAACACCCAAGAAAGAGGCCGAAGAAACGGCGATGCATTTCTTGAAAAAGGTTAAGATCCCGGAACAGGCGGATAAATATCCCGGTCAGCTTTCCGGTGGTCAGCAACAGCGTGTGGCGATTGCGCGTTCGTTGTGCATGCGCCCACGTATCATGCTTTTCGATGAACCAACATCGGCGCTTGATCCTGAGATGATCAAGGAGGTTCTCGACACCATGATCGAGCTTGCCGAAGAAGGCATGACCATGCTCTGCGTCACGCACGAGATGGGCTTTGCCCGTCAGGTTGCGAACCGGGTTATCTTTATGGATGAAGGGCAGATCGTCGAACAGAATGAGCCTGAAGAGTTCTTTAACAACCCAAAATCGCCCCGGACGCAGCTGTTCCTGAGCCAGATTCTGGGTCACTAA
- a CDS encoding amino acid ABC transporter permease translates to MSDTHAQSVAFVRETALPPVAPPTAASGPVLWMRTNLFATWPNALLTVAAIYVIYVILTATLPWMLNGLWNTTSLAECREALDGVTGACFSVLTERWNQLLFGFTYPSDSYWRPTLAFVLLFVAAAPVLFFDLPRKLLLFTGVYPFLAYWLIWGGTIFVPILALLGFVAGYFVYERFVKNSFAAGFFGGIAVACVVWYIGGLLIPAGASDNAMLAAVPSRNLGGFMLNMMLGVTCVSLSVPIGIALALGRQSNLPVVKMISVLFIEFIRGVPLITLLFVANVMLAYFFPPDATVDLFLRVVIMITMFSSAYIAEVIRGGLAALPKGQYEAGDSLGLDYAQSMRLIILPQALKISIPGIVNIAVGLFKDTTLVSVISLFDIVGMIRGPILASTDWNGVYWELFMFAAVLFFIVCYGISQYSQWLERRLATDHR, encoded by the coding sequence ATGTCAGATACACATGCACAATCCGTCGCTTTTGTCCGTGAAACGGCGCTGCCTCCGGTGGCACCACCCACGGCGGCAAGTGGCCCTGTTCTTTGGATGCGCACCAATCTTTTTGCCACATGGCCGAATGCGCTTCTGACCGTTGCGGCGATCTATGTGATCTATGTGATCCTGACAGCAACCTTGCCTTGGATGCTGAACGGACTTTGGAACACTACAAGTCTGGCAGAATGCCGCGAAGCCCTTGATGGGGTGACCGGCGCATGCTTTTCGGTTCTGACAGAACGCTGGAACCAGCTTTTGTTTGGGTTTACCTATCCAAGTGACAGCTACTGGCGTCCGACGCTCGCATTCGTGCTGCTGTTTGTAGCCGCCGCACCGGTGTTGTTCTTTGACCTGCCCCGCAAGTTGTTGCTTTTCACAGGCGTCTATCCATTTCTTGCCTATTGGCTGATTTGGGGCGGCACGATCTTTGTGCCAATTCTGGCGCTCCTGGGTTTTGTCGCGGGCTATTTCGTTTATGAACGGTTCGTAAAAAACAGCTTTGCCGCAGGGTTCTTTGGCGGGATCGCCGTCGCCTGTGTGGTCTGGTACATCGGTGGCCTGCTGATCCCTGCCGGCGCGTCTGACAATGCGATGCTTGCCGCTGTACCCAGCCGCAATCTGGGTGGTTTCATGCTGAACATGATGCTGGGCGTGACATGTGTGTCATTGTCAGTACCGATCGGGATCGCGCTCGCATTGGGGCGTCAATCCAACCTGCCGGTCGTCAAGATGATCAGCGTTTTGTTCATCGAATTCATCCGGGGCGTCCCGTTGATCACGCTGCTTTTTGTGGCGAATGTCATGCTGGCGTATTTCTTTCCACCGGATGCGACGGTTGATTTGTTCCTGCGCGTGGTGATCATGATCACGATGTTCTCGTCGGCCTATATCGCCGAAGTGATACGGGGTGGTCTGGCTGCCTTGCCAAAAGGACAATATGAAGCGGGCGATTCACTGGGGTTGGACTATGCGCAATCCATGCGGCTGATCATCCTGCCGCAGGCGCTTAAGATCTCGATCCCCGGTATCGTCAATATCGCCGTGGGCTTGTTCAAGGACACCACGCTGGTTTCCGTGATCTCGCTTTTCGACATTGTCGGTATGATCCGCGGGCCGATCCTTGCCTCTACAGACTGGAACGGAGTCTATTGGGAACTCTTTATGTTCGCTGCCGTCCTGTTCTTCATCGTTTGCTATGGCATTTCACAATATTCGCAGTGGCTTGAACGCCGCCTCGCGACAGATCACCGTTAA